The DNA sequence GACGACGGCCGTCGCGGGCTGCGCGGCGATGACGGCCGGCCTGCACCCGCCGACCGGCATGGTCACGGAGACCCCGGCCTTCGCCGGTGCCGGGCTGCCCGCCCTGTCCTCCCTCGTCTTCGGCGGCCACGACACCATGGAGTGCCCCCTGCCCAAACGCGCCGAACACCTGGCCGCCCAGGGAGTGCTGCCGCACGGCCTGCCCGCCGCCGTGCGCGCCGAACTCGTCGCCGCCGACGCCGAGATCCGCACCGGCGGCCCCCTGCCCGGCGACACCCGCACCGACGAGGAACTCATCTCCGCCTTCACCTCCGAGATCTCCGACTTCCTGCGCCGCCGCGGCCTCGCCCGCGCCGTCGTCGTGAACGTGGCCTCCACGGAACCGGCACCGCCCTCCGCCGCGGCCGGACCCGCCGCCCCGCCCCCCTTCGAGCCACCGCCGCCGGGCCGCCTCCTGCCGGCCAGCTCCCTCTACGCCACAGCGGCCCTGCGCGCGGGCTGCCCCTATGTGAACTTCACCCCCTCCACCGGCCTGCACCACCCCGCCCTCGCCGCCCTCGCCGCACGCAGCGGCCTCCCGCACGCGGGCCGCGACGGCAAGACGGGCCAGACCCTGCTGCGCTCCGTGCTCGGCCCGATGTTCGCCCAGCGGGCCCTGGACGTCCGCGCCTGGTCCGGCACGAACCTCCTCGGCGGCGGCGACGGCGCCGCCCTCGCCGACCCCGACGCGGCCGCCGCCAAGAACGCGGGCAAGGAACGCGTCCTCGCCGACACCCTCGGCGCCGTCCCCCAGGGCGAGGTCCACATCGACGACGTCCCCGCCCTCGGCGACTGGAAGACCGCTTGGGACCACATCGCCTTCGACGGCTTCCTCGGCACCCGCATGACCCTCCAGACCACCTGGCAGGGCTGTGACTCCGCCCTCGCCGCCCCCTTGGTCCTCGACCTGGTCCGCCTCCTCTCCCGCGCCCATGCCCACGGCCTCACCGGCCCACGGCCCGAACTCGCCTTCTACTTCAAGGACCCGGACCCGGGCGCGTCCGCCGCCCTCGCCGACCAGTACGCCGCGCTCACCGCCTTCGCGGCCCGCCTGCAGGGACGGGGTGAGTAGCGCATGCGCCCCTTCCGCGTCCACGCCCGCGCCTGGGCCGAACTCCTTCGGCTCCCCGCCCTGTTCACCGTCCCGGGCGACGCCCTCGCCGGGGCCGCCGCCACCGGCCTGCGCCCCGGCCGGGGCACCGCCCTCGCCGTCACCTCCTCCCTTTGCCTCTACGAAGCGGGCATGGCCCTCAACGACTGGGCCGACCGCGCCGAGGACGCCGCGGAACGCCCGCACCGCCCCATCCCGTCCGGCCGCGTCCACCCCACCGCCGCCCTCACGGCCGCCGCCGCCCTCACCGCCGCGGGCCTGGCCCTGGCCGCCCGAGCGGGCCGCCCCGCCCTCACCGTGGCCACCGCCCTGGCCGGCACCGTCTGGGCCTACGACCTGACCCTCAAGCACACCAAGGCGGGCCCCACCGCCATGGCCACGGCCCGAGCCCTGGACCTCCTCCTCGGCGCGACAGCGACGGCCACGGGGCCTGCGCCGCGCGCTGGCGCGCGGGTCTCACACCAGTGGCGGGGGCGTGAGGCGGCCGGGGGTGGCAGGAGAGCGGGGGTCGCCCGGGCCGCCGGGGCTGTTGGGGGCGCTGGGGTCGCCGTGGCCGGTGAGGCTGGTGGCGGGGCCGGTGGTGGGGCTGCGCGGGCCGGTGGCCTTGGGCAGGTGGCCGGCGAGGTTGCCCCGGCCCGTGGCCTCGGTCGAGTAACTGGTGGAGCTGCCCGCGCCCGTGGCCTTGGCAAGGTTGCTGGTGGAGCCGCCCAGGCAGGTGGCTCCAGCCGGGTCGTCCGTGGCGCTGCCCGCCCCGGCGGCTTCGCTTGGGCTGCCGACGGACCTTCCCTAGGTGGTCGTCCCGGTCGCGCTCCCGGCGGGGCCCGTGCGGGGCGGGTTGCCCGGGAAGGCGCGCGACGGGTCAGCTCAGCCCTGCCCGCGGCCCTGGCGCTCGGAGCGCACACCCTCGCTGTCACCTCCGTCTCCCGTCACGAAACCCAAGGCGGCTCCACCACCGCCCCGTTGGGCGCCCTGGCCACGACGCTCGCGCTGGTCCACGCGGTGGCCCGGCCCCGGCGGCCGGCCGCCGGGCCCCCTTCGCTCCCGGCAGGCCGACGGCCAGCAGTCAGGCTCGGCCTGCCGGGCGCCACACACGCACTCCGGTGGGCCGAGGGCACCGGCGCCCTCGCCCGGGCGGCCCTCGCCCTGGCCTACGTCACCACGGCCGGTCGGCCCTACCTCCACGCGGCCCTGAACCCCTCACCTCCCTTGACCCAACGCGCCGTCGGCGGCGGCATCCGCGCCCTGATCCCTCTCCAGGCCGCGCTCGCCGCCAGGTCCGGGTCCCTCGGCAGCGCCCTGGTCGCGGCGAGTCTGGCCCCGGCGGCCCGCCGCTTCGCCCGCCGGGTGAGCGTCACATGACCGCCCCGTACGAGTGGTCTCCCGCCGAGGGCGCCTCCCTCCCTGACGGCACCCCCGCCGCAGACCCGGCCGTCCGGGAGGCCTCGGCCGCAGGTGCCCCCACTCAAGACGCCCCCGCGCGCCTCCGCTTTGGCTATGGCACCAACGGCCTCACCGACCTCCGTCTCGACGACGCCCTCGGCCTCCTCGCCGACCTCGGCTACTCCGGCGTCGGCCTCACCCTCGACCACATGCACCTCGACCCCCTCGCCCCCGACCTGGCCGCTCGCACCCGGAGGGTGGCCCGGCGCCTGGACCAGCTGGGACTGACGGTCACAGTGGAGACGGGCGCCCGCTATGTGCTCGACCCACGCCGCAAGCACGGGCCTTCCCTGCTCGACCCCGACCCGCAGCGCCGTGCCGAACGGGCCAGCCTCCTCATCCGCGCCGTACAGGTCGCCACGGACCTCGGCGCCCACGCCGTCCACTGCTTCAGCGGCATCACACCGGACGGCACCTCCGCGGAGACAGCCTGGTCGCGCCTCACCGATGCGCTCCAGCCCGTCCTCGACGCCGTGTCCTCGGCGCGCCTGCCGCTGGCCGTCGAGCCCGAACCCGGCCATCTCCTCGCCACACTCGCCGACTTCCACCACCTCCGTCACCTCCTCGGTGATCCCGAACTCCTGGGCCTGACCCTCGACATCGGCCACTGCCAGTGCCTCGAACCGCAGTCACCCGCCGACTGCGTCCGCGCCGCCGCCCCCTGGCTGCGGCACGTCCAGATCGAGGACATGCGCCGGGGCGTTCACGAACACCTCCCCTTCGGAGACGGCGAGATCGACTTCCCGCCCGTGCTGCGCGCCCTGGCCGCGACCGGCTACCAGGGCCTGACCGTCGTCGAGCTGCCCCGCCACTCCCACGCGGGCCCTCAACTCGCCGCTCGGTCCATGGACTTCCTTCACCGGGCCGCCGCCTTCGCCCTTTCCGGCGGTTCCGGCAGTTCTGGCAGCGCCGCTACCCCCACCTCCCCTCGTGCTCCCTCCGGTCCCGCCGCCGCCCCGCCGCTCCGCGAGGCCTCACCCCGAGGAGGAACCCCGTGACCGACACGCCCGCCGTCGCCGACCTCCGCTCCCGGCTCGACGCGACCCTCGGTGGCGCCGCTCGTGCCTGGCTCGACCAGGCCGTCGCCGAAGCCGCCGCGAACCCTGCCGCAGACGCCGCCGAGACCCCCACCGCCGACGGCACCGCGCTCCCCGCCGACGTCCGGGCCGCCGCACCCACCTGGGAGCTGCGGTTCGCCGAGGCGGGGCGCCGCTGCGGGCCCGAGCACGCCGACGCTGTCCGTCTGCTGCTGCTCCACACTGCCCGCGCCGACACCGCGACCCTCATCCGGCTCTACGACCAGGGCACCGCCGCCGAACGCCGAGCCGTCCTGCGCAGCCTGCCCCTCCTGGTGCCCGGCCCCGAGGCGCTGCCGCTGGTCGACGACGCCCTGCGCACCAACGACACCCGCCTCCTGGCTGCCGCCCTCGGCCCCTACGCCGCCACTCACCTCCCCGCGCACACCTGGCGGCACGCCGTCCTCAAGTGCCTGTTCACCGACGTGCCCGTGGACGCCGTCGCCGACCTGGAACGCCGCGCCCACGCCGATGACGAGCTGGCCCGGATGCTCGCCGACTACGCGGACGAACGCACCGCCGCCGGCCGCCCCGTCCCCGGCGATCTGCACCGCGTCCTGGCTCTGGCCGCCCCACCGGAACCGCCGGGCCTCCCGGATCCAGCGGCCTCCGTGACCGTCACGGCGCCTTCGACCCCCCTCGGCGAGGAGCAGGAGTCCTGATGCGCATCTTCGACCCCCACATCCACATGACCTCCCGCACCACCGACGACTACCAGGCCATGCACACCGCGGGGGTGCGCGCCGTCGTCGAGCCCGCCTTCTGGCTGGGCCAGCCCCGCACCTCGCCCGCCTCCTTCGTCGACTACTTCGACTCCCTCCTCGGCTGGGAGCCCTTCCGCGCCGCCCAGTACGGCATAGCCCACCACTGCACGATCGCGCTCAACCCCAAGGAAGCCAACGACGCGCGCTGCACCCCCGTCCTCGACCTGCTGCCCCGGTACCTGGTCAAGGACAACGTCGTCGCCGTCGGCGAGATCGGCTACGACTCCATGACACCCGCCGAGGACACCGCGCTCGCGGCCCAGCTGCAGCTCGCCGCCGACCACGAACTGCCCGCGCTCGTGCACACCCCGCACCGCGACAAACTCGCGGGACTGCGCCGCACCCTGGACGTCGTCGCCGAGTCCGCGCTGCCCATGGACCGGGTCCTGATCGACCACCTCAACGAAACCACCGTCAAGGAAGCCAAGGACGCGGGCTGCTGGCTCGGCTTCTCCATCTATCCCGACACCAAGATGGACGAGGAGCGGATGGTCGCGATCCTGCGCCAGTACGGCCCGGAGCACGTCCTCGTCAACTCGGCAGCCGACTGGGGCAAGAGCGACCCCCTCAAGACCCGCAAGGTCGGTGACGCGCTGCTCGACGCCGGGTTCACCGACGACGAGGTCGACCGCGTGCTGTGGCGCAACCCCGTGGCCTTCTACGGGCTCAGCGGCCGTCTCGCCCTGGACGTCGCGGACACCGATGCCACCCACGAGGGCAACTCCATACTCCGCGGCGGGGCGTGAACCATGCGCTTCCGGCACCCCGACGGCTCCACCGTCCACCTCGCCTATTGCACGAACGTCCACTCCGCGGAGACCCTCGACGGCGTCCTCGCTCAACTCCGCGACCACTGCGAGCCCGTCCGCAAGCGGCTCGGACGTGACCGCATCGGCATCGGCCTCTGGCTCGCCAAGGACGCCGTCCACGCCCTCGTCACGGACCCGGCCGCGCTGCGCGGACTGCGCACCGAACTCGACCGGCGCGGCCTCGAAGTCGTCACCCTCAACGGCTTCCCCTATGACGGCTTCGGCTCCGACGAGGTCAAGTACCGCGTCTACAAGCCGGACTGGGCCGATCCCGAGCGTCTGGAGCACACCACCGCCCTGGCTCGCGTCCTCGCCCAGCTGCTGCCCGACGACGTCACCGAGGGCACCATCTCCACCCTGCCGCTGGCCTGGCGCACCGCTTTCGGCCCGGCCCGTGCCCGGGCCGCCCGCGCCGCCCTCGGCACGCTCGCCCAGCGCCTCGACGCCCTCGCCGAACTCACCGGCCGGTCCGTCCGCATCGGTCTCGAACCCGAACCCGGCTGCATCGTGGAGACCACCGGCGACGCCATCGAACCCCTCACCCGGGTCGGCCACGACCGCATCGGCGTCTGCGTCGACACCTGTCACCTCGCCACCTCCTTCGAAGATCCGCACACCGCCCTCGACGCCCTCGCCGCCGCGGGCATCCCCGTCGTCAAATCCCAGCTCTCCGCCGCTCTGCACGCCGAACGCCCTCACCTCCCCGAAGTACGCGCGGCCCTCGCCGCCTTCGACGAACCCCGCTTCCTGCACCAGACCCGCACCCTGTCGCGCGGCCCCGCCCGCACGACGGCGGAAGGGGTCCAAGGCACCGTCCTGCGTGGCACCGACGACCTCGGCGAGGCCCTCACCTTCGACGCCCTGCCCGACACGGCACCCTGGCGCTCCCACTTCCACGTACCGCTGCACGCGGCTCCCGCCCCGCCGCTCACCTCCACGCTCTCCGTCCTCAAGGACTCGCTCGCCCTGCTGGTCGGCGGACCGCACCCGCGTACCCGTCACCTCGAGGTGGAGACCTACACCTGGCAGGCCCTCCCGCCCGAGCTGCGCCCACGTGCTCGCCCCCAGCTCGTCGACGGCATCGCCGCCGAACTCACCCTCGCCCGCGACCTCCTGACGGACCTCGGCCTGAAGGAACTGCCATGACCCCTTCCGTTCCAGGACGGCCGACCCCGCTCCTCGTCCTCGACGTCGTCGGCCTCACCCCCCATCTGCTCGCCCATATGCCGCGTCTCGCGGCCCTCGCCGAGACCGGTTCCCAAGCACTCCTCGGCACCGTCCTGCCCGCCGTGACCTGCGCCGCCCAGTCGACCTTCCTCACCGGCACCACACCCGCCGAGCACGGCATCGTCGGCAACGGCTGGTACTTCCGCGAGCTCGGTGACGTCCTGCTGTGGCGCCAGCACAACGGCCTCGTCACGGGCGACAAGCTCTGGGACGCCGCTCGCCGCGCCCACCCCGGTTACACCGTCGCCAACATCTGCTGGTGGTACGCCATGGGCGCGGACACCGATGTCACCGTCACCCCCCGTCCCGTGTACTACGCCGACGGCCGGAAGGAACCCGACTGCTACACCCGGCCCCCGGCCCTGCACGACGAACTCACCGAGAAGTTCGGCACGTTCCCCCTCTTCCACTTCTGGGGTCCCGGGGCGGACATCGTCTCCAGCCGGTGGATCGTGGACGCCACCCGCCACATCATCGACACCCGTCGCCCCGACCTCGCCCTGTGCTACCTCCCTCATCTCGACTACGACCTGCAGCGGTTCGGCCCCGACGACCCGCGCGCCCACCGGGCCGCCGCCGACCTGGACGCGGTGATCGCCCCGCTCCTCGCCGACGCGAAGGCCGAGGGACGCACCGTCGTCGCCCTGTCCGAGTACGGCATCACGCGGGTGAGCCGCCCCGTCGACATCAACCGCGCGCTGCGCCGCGCCGGGCTCCTGGAAGTGCACACCCAGGACGGCATGGAGTACCTCGACCCCATGGCCTCCCGCGCCTTCGCCGTCGCGGACCACCAGATCGCCCACGTCTATGTGCGACGTCCGGAGGACTTGGAGGCCACCCGAGCGGCACTCCAAGGCCTGCCCGGCATCGATCAGCTCCTTGACGACGAGGGCAAGAAGGCCCACCACCTGGACCACCCCCGCTCGGGGGAGCTGGTCGCCGTCGCCGAACCGGACGCCTGGTTCACGTACTACTACTGGCTCGACGACGCCCGCGCGCCCGACTTCGCGCAGCTCGTCGAGATCCATCGCAAACCCGGCTACGACCCGGTCGAACTGTTCATGGACCCCGAAGACCCCTATGTCCGGCTGAAGGCCGCGGGTGCGCTCGCCCGCAAGAAGCTCGGCATGCGCTACCGCATGGCGGTGGTGCCCCTCGACCCCTCGCCTATTCGCGGCAGCCATGGCCGCCTCCCGACGAGCGAGGATCCTGATTCCGGACCGCTCATTCTGTGCTCCACCCCCCGCGCTGTCACCGGCCGCGTCGCGGCCACCGATGTGAAGTCCCTGTTGCTCCGGCTCGCCGGTCTGTCATGAGGCCCGCGAGCGCTCCCGCGGACGCGGCGCCGTCCGCGCCCCGCTCGGCGGTGGCGTCGTCAACGCCGCCCCGTCCGCATGGATTCCACTGAACCAGAGAGCGCGGGCGCTGCCATCAGGGTTCGCCCCTGACCTCACCCCGAGGCGTTCTTCGAACCGATCCCTGACACCACCCTGACCTCACCTGGGAGGCCCGCATGAGCCGCAAGCCCGCGCCCGTCGATCCCGAGCTGACCCACCGACTGACCAGGCGAGGCGTGCTCGGCGTCGCCGCGGGCGCCACCGCGGCCGCGCTCGCCGGCACCGCTGCCGCCGCGGGTCCGGCCTCGGCCGCCACCACCCCGAGCACGGGCTCGGCCTCCGGCGAGGCTTCGACCAAGGCGTCCGGGAAGGGGCGCGGCCGTCCCGTCCTGCCGCCCGGCCGCCTCGGCGTCCAGCTCTACAGCCTCCGCGACAAGGTCTCGTCTCTAGGCTTCGCCACCGTCTTCGCCGAACTGGCGCGGTACGGCTACGACGAGATCGAGTTCGCCGGGTACGCCCAGGGCTCCGCGGGCGCCATCACGCTCGCCCAGCTGAAGAGACTGGCCCGCGACCACGGGCTCACCGCCATCGGCAGCCACGTCGGCTACGCCAACGACGGCGACCCGAACGCGTACACGTTCGCGCAGAACCTCACCAAGGTCCTCGACGACGCCGAGGCCCTCGGCCTGAAGCACATCGGCACCGCCTCCGGCCCCTTCCGCCACGGCAATACCGTCGACGCCCTCAAGCGCGCCGCCGAGGACTTCAACACGTACGGCGAGGCCGCCCGGGCACGGGGCATGAAGTTCTACCAGCACAACCACGCCGAGGAGTTCTCCTTCGCCACGGACAAGCCGAGCGTGCGCCTCTACGACGTACTGCTGGCCGAGACCGACCCCGACCTGGTGTTCCTGGAAATGGACATCTACTGGGCGTACAGCGCACGGTTCCGCTTCGGCAAGCAGGTGGACGGCACACCGCGGCCCTTCGACCCGATCGCCTACGTCCTGCGCCAACCGCACCGCTACCCGCTGTTCCACGTGAAGGACGGCATCCGTGACGACTCCACCCGCGACGGGTACCGCATGGTGGACGTCGGCGACGGCGACATCGACTACAAGAGGTTCCTGTCCAAGGTGACCTCCCGCACCCACGGAGGGCGCCGCTACCACCACTGGCAGGTGGAGCACGACTCCCCGACCGACTCCTTCGCCTTCGCCCGCAAGTCCAGCGCCCACCTGCACGCGCTGAGAGAGCGCTGCGGGGACTGAACCGGGCCGGTGGACCGACACCAGGGCCCCGGCCGCCGCGGGGGCGGCCGGGGCCCTCCCCCTGCTCAGCCGGGGCTCCTGGTCAAAGGGCTCAGCCGGGCTGCATCAGTTCGCCACGCGCGCGTGGCACGCTCGGCTGTTGCAGCAGCAAGGAGAGGCCCGCCGCGAGCAGTGACACCGCTCCCGCCGTCGTATAGGCGCCGACATAGCCCCAGGAGTGCACGACTGTCGCGCCGATGCCTCCCCCGAACAGGCCGCTGACCAGCTTCGCGCTGTAGACCATGCCGTAGTTGGAGGCGTTGTTGTTCTCCCCGAAGTAGTCCGGGACCAGGGCGGCGAACAGCGGGTAGAAGGCGCCGCCCGCGAAGCCCGACAGGAAGGCGAAGACGAGGAAGAGCGGCTCGTTGCGGATCTCACCCGCCCACAGGACGCCGAACTGCGCCACCGAGAGGGCCACGCACACGTACGTCAGCGTGGGACGCCGTCCCAGCCTGTCCGAGAGCCAGCCGACGACGCCGCGCCCCGTTCCGTTGATCACCGACATGACGCCCATGGAGGACGCGGCGATCATCGGCCCGAACCCCATCTCCTTGGCGAACGGCACCTGGAACGAGATCCCGAAGATGGACACTCCCGCGCAGCAGAGCATGCACACCCACATCAGCGGTACGACGCCGGTCCGTAACGCCTCTCCCGGGGTGAACTGCGCGACGGCGGGCGGGTTCTTGGCGAGCGCGACGGCTGTGCGCGTGCCCGCCCCCTGCCGCAGCGGATCGACGCTCTCGGGCCACCAGTTCTTCGGGGGGTCCTTGAAGAACAGGCCCGCCACCAAGGTCACGGCGAGCACATAGAAGCCGACGAGATCGAGGACGGTGCGGTAGTTGGAGGTGTCGAAGCCGTACGAGAACAAGAAGATGAAAGGCACCGCCCCGTAGGCGAAGCCTCCGTTGACGAAGCCCGTCTTGCCGCCGCGCCGCTCGGGGTACCACTTGCCGACCATGTTGACGCACGTCGAGTAGATGAGCCCGGAGCCGACGCCGCCGAGCAGTCCGAAACCGACCATCGCCGCCGCGACATTGGGCGCGTGGCTGAGGCTGACGAAGCCGAACAGCGACAGGACGGAGCCCGTGAGCATCGCGGCCCTGCTGGTCAGGATGCCCTTCTCGCGCAGCTTCCCGGCCGGGAAGGAGACTCCCGCCTGGAAGAAGATCCACACGCTGAGCACCCAGAAGGTGTTGGACGACGTCCAGTGGTGCGCTTCCGAGAGGGTGTCCTCGGCCGCTCCGTAGGCGTACTCGAAGACACTGATGGCGATCATGGCCACCCAGGGGAGGACGACCATCGTCCAGCGGGGACGCCCGAGGATCTGCCGGTCGCTCTCGCCGACCCGGTAGACGCGGCCACGCGCGTCCGTGAGCTCTCGGTACGACCGTTCCGGCGCGTCCCGCCCGCGTGCGGCGGAACCGTGGGCCTCCGACCCGTGCGAGCCGGATCCGTGCGGGTCGGGTCCGTGCGGGTCGGGCTCCGGGGTGTCCGGTCCCTGGGCGTCCGGTCCGTGCGGGTTCGCACGGCCGGACGCGGAGTGTTCGGCGAAGGGCTCCGCCGTCATATCAAGCCATCTCCTCACCTAAGGGGTGCGGGTTGGGTACGACGCGCCGGGCGGAGGGCCTGCCCGGTGACTTGAGGAAGAGCGCGAGCACGGCCGAGCAGATGCCGATGCAGCCGGCGATGACGAACGCGCCCTGGTAGTCCCACGCGTTCACGACGACGGCCCCCATGCCGGAGCCGACGAGTCCGGAGATCAGCTTCGAGCTGTAGACCATGCCGTAGTTGGTGGCGTTGTTGTTCTCGCCGAAGTAGTCGGCCGTCATCGCGGCGAACAGCGGGAAGATCGCCCCGCCGCCGAACCCGGAGACCATGGAGCAGAACAGGAAGAACGGCATGCTCCCCATGGAGCCCGACACCAGGACCCCGAACTGGGCGGTGCCGAGGACGAGACAGACGATGACGAGCGTGTGGCGCCGCCCGTAGCGGTCCGAGATCCAGCCGATCACGCCCCGGCCCGTACCGTTGACGATCGCCTTCAGGGACATCGCGGTGGCCACGACTCCGCCCGCGAATCCCATGTCCTTGCCGAACGGCACCTGGAAGGCGATCCCGAAGATGTTGATCCCCGCCGTGCACAGCAGACAGAACCACATCATCCACAGCACCGGCGTGCGCGCGGCCTCCCTGGGGGCGTACTGCTTCACGGCGGGAGGGTTCTTCTCCAGGGCCCGCCGGACGCGCGGGTCGGCGGATGCCTTCAGGGGGTCGACGTGGGGCGGCCACCAGCCCTTGGGCGGGTCCTTGAAGAACCATCCGGCGAACGCCACGACCGACGCGCAGACGACGCCCACGAAGATCAGGACGCCGCGGTAGTTACTCAAGTCCATGTACGACGTGAAGAGGAAGACAAACGGCACGGAGCCGTAGGCGAAGCCGCCGTTCACCAGGCCGGTCTTGCCTCCTTTGCGTTCCGGATACCACTTGCCGACCATGTTCACGCAGGTCGCGTAGACCAGGCCGGCGCCGATGCCGCTGAACATGCCGAAACCGATGTACGCGACCGTCACGTGCGGCGCGAACGCGAGCGAGAGATAGCCGCAGACCGTGCCGAAGGCGCCGAGGAACATCGCGTACCGAGCGGGGAGTCTGCCGCTCTCGCGCAGCTGACCGGCCGGGAAGGCGACGGCCGCCTGGAAGAACACCCAGACGCCCATCAGCCAGAAGATGTGCCCGCTGCTCCACAGGTGCGCGTCATGCAGCGTGTCCTCGGCGGACGTGAACGCGTACTCCGAGGAGCTGATGCCCAGCATGCCCATCCAGGGGAAGAGCACCATGGTCCGGCGTGGTCGCCCCATGATGTCGAGGTCGGTCTCGCCGATGCGGTACAGGCGGCCGTTGCGGTCCGTCACCTCCCTGAAGGGGACGGAGGCCGAGAGGTCGGTGGTATTCATGGTCGAGTCGCACCCCTTGCGTCGAAAGAGCTGGCCAGCGCCCCCTGTCCGGTCCTTCGCGCGCGTACGGGTCCTGGGGCGGCCGACACGCGCCGCCGTCCGCCCCGAGCACCGGTCACCTCATCGGCCGCCCCCCAACAGCCCCGCCGCGCGAGCCCACCGGTACTTCGCCCCGAGGACCTCGACCGGCTTCTCCGTGGTGTACGGGTAGGCCACGACGCCGCGCTCGTAGAGGTACTGGCAGGCCTCCTCCACCTCGACGTCGCCCGCGAGGGAGGCGACGACGGGCTTGTCGATGCCGCGCTCGTGGAACTCGGCGATCACGCGGGCCGTGAGTTCGGCGAAGACCATGGGAGGGGTGACGATGGTGTGCCAGTAGCCGAGGACGAGCGCGTGGACGCGGGGATCCTCCATGCCGAGCCGGATCGTCGCCTCGTACGTCGACGGGGGCTCGCCGCCGGTGATGTCCACCGGATTGCCCGCGGCCCCGAACGGCGGGATGAAGGCGCGGAACGCCGCGTCCAGGTCGGGCGGGATCTCCATGAGCCGCAGGCCGTTGTCGGTCACGGCGTCCGAGAGCAGTACGCCGGAGCCGCCCGCCCCGGTGATGATGACGACGTTGTCCCCGCGGGGCGTGGGGAGGACGGGCAACGCCCGCGCGTACTCCAGCATCTCGGCCAGGCCCGGGGCGCGGATCACCCCCGCCTGCCTGAGGACGTCGTCGTAGACGGCGTCGTCGCCCGCCAGCGCGCCCGTGTGGGATCCGGCGGCCCGGGCGCCCGCCGCGGTGCGGCCAGCCTTGAGGACGACGACGGGCTTCTTCGGAACGGTGGCGCGCGCGGCCGCCACGAACGCCCGGCCGTCCTTGAGGTCCTCCAGGTGCATGGCGATGCACTGGGTGCGGGGATCCTCGCCGAACCACGTGAGCAGGTCGTCCTCGTCGAGGTCCGACTTGTTGCCGAGCCCCACGATCGCCGAGACGCCGGTCTTCGTGGTGCGCGCGAAGCCGAGGACGGCCATCCCGATGCCGCCCGACTGCGAGGTGAGGGCCACCCCGCCCTTCACGTCGTACGGAGTGCAGAACGTCGCGCACAGGTCCTGCCACGTCGAGTAGTAGCCGTAGATGTTCGGCCCGAGCAGTCGCACTCCGTGGCGTCGCCCGATGGCCACGATCTCGTCCTGGAGGGCCTGCTCCCCGGTCTCGGCGAACCCGGAGGGGATGAGGACCGCGTTCGGGATCCCCTTGCGGCCGACGTCCTCCAGGGCCTTCGCGACGAATGCGGCGGGGATCGCGAAGACCGCCACATCCACCTCACCAGGGACGTCCGTGACACTCCTGTAGGCCTTGCGGCCCAAGATGTCGTCGGCCTTGGGATTCACGGGGTGGATCTCGCCCGGGAAGCCCCCGTCGATGAGGTTGCGCATCACCGAAT is a window from the Streptomyces spectabilis genome containing:
- a CDS encoding sugar phosphate isomerase/epimerase family protein, coding for MSRKPAPVDPELTHRLTRRGVLGVAAGATAAALAGTAAAAGPASAATTPSTGSASGEASTKASGKGRGRPVLPPGRLGVQLYSLRDKVSSLGFATVFAELARYGYDEIEFAGYAQGSAGAITLAQLKRLARDHGLTAIGSHVGYANDGDPNAYTFAQNLTKVLDDAEALGLKHIGTASGPFRHGNTVDALKRAAEDFNTYGEAARARGMKFYQHNHAEEFSFATDKPSVRLYDVLLAETDPDLVFLEMDIYWAYSARFRFGKQVDGTPRPFDPIAYVLRQPHRYPLFHVKDGIRDDSTRDGYRMVDVGDGDIDYKRFLSKVTSRTHGGRRYHHWQVEHDSPTDSFAFARKSSAHLHALRERCGD
- a CDS encoding OFA family MFS transporter codes for the protein MTAEPFAEHSASGRANPHGPDAQGPDTPEPDPHGPDPHGSGSHGSEAHGSAARGRDAPERSYRELTDARGRVYRVGESDRQILGRPRWTMVVLPWVAMIAISVFEYAYGAAEDTLSEAHHWTSSNTFWVLSVWIFFQAGVSFPAGKLREKGILTSRAAMLTGSVLSLFGFVSLSHAPNVAAAMVGFGLLGGVGSGLIYSTCVNMVGKWYPERRGGKTGFVNGGFAYGAVPFIFLFSYGFDTSNYRTVLDLVGFYVLAVTLVAGLFFKDPPKNWWPESVDPLRQGAGTRTAVALAKNPPAVAQFTPGEALRTGVVPLMWVCMLCCAGVSIFGISFQVPFAKEMGFGPMIAASSMGVMSVINGTGRGVVGWLSDRLGRRPTLTYVCVALSVAQFGVLWAGEIRNEPLFLVFAFLSGFAGGAFYPLFAALVPDYFGENNNASNYGMVYSAKLVSGLFGGGIGATVVHSWGYVGAYTTAGAVSLLAAGLSLLLQQPSVPRARGELMQPG
- a CDS encoding OFA family MFS transporter, giving the protein MNTTDLSASVPFREVTDRNGRLYRIGETDLDIMGRPRRTMVLFPWMGMLGISSSEYAFTSAEDTLHDAHLWSSGHIFWLMGVWVFFQAAVAFPAGQLRESGRLPARYAMFLGAFGTVCGYLSLAFAPHVTVAYIGFGMFSGIGAGLVYATCVNMVGKWYPERKGGKTGLVNGGFAYGSVPFVFLFTSYMDLSNYRGVLIFVGVVCASVVAFAGWFFKDPPKGWWPPHVDPLKASADPRVRRALEKNPPAVKQYAPREAARTPVLWMMWFCLLCTAGINIFGIAFQVPFGKDMGFAGGVVATAMSLKAIVNGTGRGVIGWISDRYGRRHTLVIVCLVLGTAQFGVLVSGSMGSMPFFLFCSMVSGFGGGAIFPLFAAMTADYFGENNNATNYGMVYSSKLISGLVGSGMGAVVVNAWDYQGAFVIAGCIGICSAVLALFLKSPGRPSARRVVPNPHPLGEEMA
- a CDS encoding acetate--CoA ligase family protein gives rise to the protein MPAADRRERVRALLDSVRAEGRTSLTAPEGKVLADVYGIAVPGEQLARDVDEAVAHAARFEGPVVMKIVSPDILHKTDAGGVVVGVEGAEDVRAAFHRIVDNARAYAPTARVDGVQVQELLPSGPDAREVIVGAVTDPTFGKVVAFGLGGVLVEVLKDVTFRLAPVDAGEAASMLDSIGAAEVLRGVRGTAPVDRGALAEQIRRVSQLVTDFPEIAEVDLNPVIATPRGALAADVRVILGDRAPEERDTYTRAEILASMRRLMQPRSVAVIGASNEPGKIGNSVMRNLIDGGFPGEIHPVNPKADDILGRKAYRSVTDVPGEVDVAVFAIPAAFVAKALEDVGRKGIPNAVLIPSGFAETGEQALQDEIVAIGRRHGVRLLGPNIYGYYSTWQDLCATFCTPYDVKGGVALTSQSGGIGMAVLGFARTTKTGVSAIVGLGNKSDLDEDDLLTWFGEDPRTQCIAMHLEDLKDGRAFVAAARATVPKKPVVVLKAGRTAAGARAAGSHTGALAGDDAVYDDVLRQAGVIRAPGLAEMLEYARALPVLPTPRGDNVVIITGAGGSGVLLSDAVTDNGLRLMEIPPDLDAAFRAFIPPFGAAGNPVDITGGEPPSTYEATIRLGMEDPRVHALVLGYWHTIVTPPMVFAELTARVIAEFHERGIDKPVVASLAGDVEVEEACQYLYERGVVAYPYTTEKPVEVLGAKYRWARAAGLLGGGR